catgttgaaaaaatacatcaaaatataaGGTCCTGGTTTAATGTAATGAGAAAATGCCAATTACCTGCTCATATCCATTACTGCCCATAcgtatgtgtatgcatacagTCCCAAATTTTAACTACTTGGTACACTGTAAACTATCATACAGCACATACGAATTACAAATGGAAGTTAATTTACTGAGGTAACgtaatttaaaatgcatttcttattttatgtaTGCTTTTTCCAACCCAGCTCCAGGATCGCAATTGAAAATAATCTCTCAGTTCAATTTGCCATTCTTTTCTGAAAGACATAAATGTGTCCCTGTGTAATGGTTTTTCATCAGGATCAGTGACAGCTCTGTAGGTGGGAAGACATTTTGATTCATTTATTGGGTTATGGACAAACAGCACTGTGCTTTGATTGAATAGACTGAGGTATTGCTGATGTCCAGTCCCTCAAAGGATACCTAAAAGTGACAGCCTCTTAAGGGCATTACCAAATTACAAGAACATTTCCATCACAATAAACAGGAGCATGTGATCATTTGCACCAAAATATgtgaataaatgtatattagAAATATATATTACTCTGTTAATTTGCTGGAAACGGAATTCTTACGGAGTTAAGCCAATTGGAATTCCCCACACAGTTAAACACGCACCCGTGTGTTCCGTTCTAATCCAAATTATTATCCCCAAGTTAAAAAATAGCCATCATCCTATACCTTTTACAAAATAATGCTGTACAACTAAATCtcccaagaaaacaaaaaagaccaaaaaaacaGTACCCTTTCTAAGGTGTGCAAATCCCTCTCGTAATCACCCTCCACagcaaacataaaaaatacaccTCTCTTCTCAAATTAACCCATTTTTCTCCCCAAAGAAAAAGTTGTTCATGAAAAACTTGCAGGCCAAAATGTCCAGGGCAGCTATATGTTCAAATGAGCAGTGAACACTAAGCCTGTGGTCAGATGAGGAGCGCACAGgtctgagagagcaggagtAGGCCTGAGAGAAGAGGAGCAGGCATGATGGGAGAGGGATTTAATACACTGCAGTCTGAGACAGCACAACTCTGCCCCGTATGacagtgcaaaaacaaaagagaaataaagaaacCCACGCAGCAAACCAAAGTGCGTTCCTGTCCGTCACAGAACGCGGCCCCGGGCTCCCAGAGTGCTTTGCAGGCgagggggggtcgggggtcagaGCAGCCAGGGGGTCTGGCGGACGGTGTAGTTGGCCCCGCAGTCGATGTAGCGGTACACCTCCAGGGTGTTCTGCGCGGTGCGTACCATGTACGAGGTCTTTACAGAGGTCCTgacgggtggggggggagaggagaaaggatGAACCAGGAAACATGCAACGGAAACAACGAGGAAGTAAAATAGAACAGGAAATAAGCATTTCAAAAAAGTGAgtgagcgaaagagagagaggtcaggaaGCTGCAAAAGGAAGTGAGAATAAAAACTAATCAAAACTGTGGctcagaaacaggaagtgagggaaGTCATGTTACAGACTGGGAGGGGACTCACTGCATGAAAACCACGATGTTGTGCACTTTGATGCTGGCCATGGTACAGAACGCACTGcaggggagaagagaggagagacagtgttagagtctgacccttctcctcatTTCTGCTCCCTTTACCAACACCAGAGTAGCTTTAACAAGGGGAATTGAGTTAATGGACATTCCAATCAAGTGGTGGTACACTGCACGCATGTTAGCTACAACTCGCAGGGAAAAGGGACTTCTCTGTTCagcaaaacattcacaaacatCAGCATGACAAGCTGCGGCACATGCATGTGTTCACGTGGAGATGGTgcaaggggcagcctgtagacaaATAATGGCTAAAAACTCTAATAAGAACCCAGCCACGCTCTGGATAGACAGCTCACATGCCATACAGAAATGCTCCTCTTgactgccattttgaattttgagacAGTGTCTCCACTCAACAAACTAGGAAACTAGGAAACTAGGAAACGCTAGGAACATTGGAAGCTTGAGAGAATACCATGCTGTCCTGCCTCATTGTGAAAAGTGGCTTGGCTTTGAAATTCAAGACTAAAGCAATCGGGCAAAAGTTTCACgtgcacaaaaaataatatgaaCTTACTAAACATAGGACAGGCTCCCGCTGATCTCCATGCTCACAGTGAAGTTCATCTGCAGTGGTGACATAAATGTGGATTAAAACAGCAGAACCACTTTCCCACACTGCACCAGCAGACCGCAGATTAGTGTAAATTAATCAGTTATAGCACGCTGGGTTACATCTGCCCAGCACTTCTGACTCAGTGTGGCTTCAGTGTGGAGAAAGGGGCCCTGAGAACTCCCTCCAAAGGACAACCCATAAAGCACACCAGTCTTTGGAGGGCAAGGATGGACCTTACTCGAGGTGCGAACAGGGCAATGGATTCtctttaaaaacatgaaaactctTCCTTAGTATGGTCCTAGTATGGATAGTTGCCCACTGTGCGTGAGGTAGCTGCACTGTGAGTGAGGtagctgcactgcactgtgagtgAGGTAGCTGCACTGCGCGTGAGGTAGTTGCGACGTGTGTGAGGTTCCTGAGCAGGGCGCTTGCTGACCTGTCTCTGGCTGAGGGGCAGAATGCTGATGACGTTATCCAGCTGCTGCGTACCAATGACCGTCTTCATGTACAGCACCTGGCAGTTCACACTATCCACCAGCGCTGTGAAGAAGTTGGAGTTGCTGATGTTCAAGGTGCTCTGAAAACAGACCGGCAGGCATGAGAAACGGTCACAAGTCCAAAACGGTTTAGaacagagaggtagagggacAGAAGTCTGCTCACGGTCATGTTGATGATGACTTTGCTATTTTCGCGGTCGAAGAGGACGGTCACGGTGCGTATCCCATCGTCCTCAATCAGCACAGAGCGTGGGAACATGAAGAAGGCCACCAGCGAAGAGGCCAGCAGGCACAACACCACGGACAGGACCACATACAGCTTCCTGCAGCAGAAACACCCTGTGATCACACCCACCCTGCTGCACATCATTACCATCACTCACACTGCTGCACTGCCCATCGTTACCATcactcacactgctgccacatcattACCATCACTGACAGCCTCACTCTACTGCACATCATTACcatcactcaccctcacactacTGCACATCATTACcatcacaccctcacactgctgtacatcattaccatcactcacaccctcacagtgCTACCACATCATTACCAttactcacccacacaccctcactgcTGTACATCATTACCATCACTTCCACCCTCACACTGCTGCACATCATTAccattactcacacacacacaccctcactgctgccacatcaccatcactcacaccacTGCCCATCATtaccatcactcacacca
Above is a genomic segment from Conger conger chromosome 10, fConCon1.1, whole genome shotgun sequence containing:
- the LOC133139412 gene encoding transmembrane protein 106C-like, which translates into the protein MGTHWSQRNCSLLPLPETEGRGRRRGELRDDDSLDGRDRQEDIAQFPYVEFTGRDSITCPTCQGTGRIPSGQVNELVALIPYSDQRLQPQRTKLYVVLSVVLCLLASSLVAFFMFPRSVLIEDDGIRTVTVLFDRENSKVIINMTSTLNISNSNFFTALVDSVNCQVLYMKTVIGTQQLDNVISILPLSQRQMNFTVSMEISGSLSYVYAFCTMASIKVHNIVVFMQTSVKTSYMVRTAQNTLEVYRYIDCGANYTVRQTPWLL